Proteins co-encoded in one Labilithrix sp. genomic window:
- a CDS encoding helix-turn-helix transcriptional regulator — MGTALGCSIDAVEAIYSGLETLAPHLWLERVVPAVAAYAGGGLGAIGHAYHATGPVSSWHISRPVVHDAPAELASVVEGWTLRLAEESFARSPPDFLERCYRDVGPAGTFSALTGIELTDLPSSGADAARLEVRDQIYVNAANPDGRGLLLVINLRARHRLVPGEHRRLAMLAAHGAAALRILLGLTRAAPAPVAIFDAGGKVAHLATEHETALPSLRDRVQQIDRARGEMRRADPERALSSWEALLSGRYSLVDRFESDQRRYVVAYVNEPGVVDPRGLTDAEAVVAGWAARGHSEKLIAYELGVAIGTVSGLLARAYRKLGVRSRGELVQLLRVPTDVEAAALPDGGDILVFSAPEVAMPEPVLGRLTDAERDVAQRVARGERNARIAAARGVSERTIAKQLTRIYAKLGVDSRAGLARLSSTQAQGPLGPTRAAPGARAPRRAP, encoded by the coding sequence ATGGGGACGGCCCTCGGTTGTTCGATCGACGCGGTGGAGGCGATCTACTCCGGTCTCGAGACGTTGGCGCCCCATCTGTGGCTCGAACGCGTCGTTCCCGCCGTCGCCGCCTACGCCGGCGGCGGCCTCGGCGCGATCGGTCACGCGTACCACGCGACGGGGCCGGTCTCGAGCTGGCACATCTCGCGGCCCGTCGTCCACGACGCGCCGGCCGAGCTCGCGAGCGTGGTGGAGGGCTGGACGCTCCGCCTCGCGGAGGAGAGCTTCGCGCGCTCGCCTCCCGATTTCCTCGAGCGCTGCTACAGGGACGTCGGGCCGGCGGGGACGTTCAGCGCCCTCACCGGGATCGAGCTCACCGATCTCCCCTCGAGCGGCGCGGACGCGGCCCGGCTCGAGGTCCGTGACCAGATCTACGTCAACGCCGCCAATCCGGACGGCCGCGGCCTCCTCCTCGTCATCAACCTCCGCGCGCGCCACCGGCTCGTCCCGGGGGAGCATCGTCGCCTCGCGATGCTCGCCGCGCACGGAGCGGCGGCGCTTCGCATCCTCCTCGGGCTGACGCGCGCGGCCCCCGCCCCCGTCGCCATCTTCGACGCCGGCGGCAAGGTCGCTCACCTCGCGACCGAGCACGAGACCGCGCTTCCATCCTTGCGCGACCGGGTGCAGCAGATCGATCGGGCGCGCGGAGAGATGCGTCGCGCCGATCCGGAGCGCGCGCTCTCCTCGTGGGAGGCGCTGCTCAGCGGCCGCTACTCGCTCGTCGACCGCTTCGAGTCGGATCAGCGTCGCTACGTCGTCGCGTACGTCAACGAGCCGGGCGTCGTCGATCCGCGCGGGCTCACCGACGCCGAGGCCGTCGTCGCCGGCTGGGCCGCGCGCGGGCACTCGGAGAAGCTCATCGCCTACGAGCTCGGCGTCGCGATCGGGACCGTGAGCGGCCTCCTCGCGCGAGCCTACCGGAAGCTCGGCGTCCGCTCGCGCGGAGAGCTCGTCCAGCTCTTGCGCGTCCCCACCGACGTCGAAGCGGCCGCGCTCCCCGACGGCGGCGACATCCTCGTGTTCTCCGCGCCCGAGGTCGCGATGCCGGAGCCCGTCCTCGGTCGCCTCACCGACGCCGAGCGCGACGTCGCCCAGCGCGTCGCGCGCGGCGAACGCAACGCGCGGATCGCCGCGGCCCGCGGCGTGAGCGAACGCACGATCGCGAAGCAGCTCACGCGCATCTACGCGAAGCTCGGGGTCGACTCGCGCGCCGGCCTCGCGCGGCTCTCTTCGACGCAGGCGCAGGGGCCGCTCGGCCCTACTCGGGCGGCTCCGGGAGCCCGAGCGCCCAGAAGAGCGCCGTGA
- a CDS encoding ATP-binding cassette domain-containing protein, with product MISIQGVSKSFRPAGGGPPHHVLRDVSLNVPASCLYGLIGPGASGKSVLLKMIVGLMKPDAGAIVVEGVDVVSASELALQKMRLKFGMLFQNNALFDHLTVNENIAFPLRRLTNLSNEEIAKRVAERLSVVSMSAFGERFPAGLSGGQKKRVGVARASITQSPIVLYDEPAAGLDPVTSQKIFELLLAEQRAANATVIVVSSDLDRLLTVTDRVGMMYRGELIFDGTTKEAKTSEEPRVKQFVHGLTEGPL from the coding sequence ATGATCTCGATCCAGGGCGTCTCGAAGTCGTTCCGCCCGGCCGGCGGCGGTCCCCCGCACCACGTGCTCCGCGACGTGTCGCTGAACGTGCCCGCGTCGTGCCTCTACGGCCTCATCGGGCCCGGCGCGTCGGGCAAGAGCGTCCTCCTCAAGATGATCGTCGGCCTCATGAAGCCGGACGCGGGCGCGATCGTGGTCGAGGGCGTCGACGTCGTCTCGGCGAGCGAGCTCGCGCTCCAGAAGATGCGGCTGAAGTTCGGGATGCTCTTCCAGAACAACGCGCTCTTCGATCACCTCACCGTGAACGAGAACATCGCGTTCCCGCTCCGGCGCCTCACGAACCTGTCGAACGAGGAGATCGCGAAGCGCGTGGCGGAGCGGCTCTCCGTCGTCTCGATGTCGGCCTTCGGCGAGCGCTTCCCCGCCGGCCTCTCCGGCGGGCAGAAGAAGCGCGTCGGCGTCGCGCGCGCGTCGATCACGCAGTCGCCGATCGTCCTCTACGACGAGCCCGCGGCCGGCCTCGATCCGGTGACGTCGCAGAAGATCTTCGAGCTCCTCCTCGCCGAGCAGCGCGCGGCGAACGCCACCGTCATCGTCGTCTCGAGCGATCTCGATCGCCTCCTCACGGTGACGGATCGCGTCGGCATGATGTACCGCGGCGAGCTCATCTTCGACGGCACGACGAAGGAGGCGAAGACGAGCGAGGAGCCGCGCGTGAAGCAGTTCGTCCACGGCCTCACCGAAGGCCCGCTCTGA
- a CDS encoding DUF4132 domain-containing protein, with protein MPKTTSASDETTLVNPWPKRVIVRRGPNVAIKRSKDKEPLAARVKEVLSREMTPEVDLRPELTALRKRLAEAPDAEHAAARDAAAAFRSEPYFTRVACSFLFPSERAWVEADVADFAAEAKKKDGGGPGGIWRSNQRLLLLASLASFEDFLALVGKTTLAGPPDVLAVSRHDVFLGRWSTNYLATLLDGIGAGLLPLLRYYFDYSSIADVARAIAAIPTDEAMTLLVDRADDKHGMAGLTDAVAAFPVRAARVLGERVASKGKNHALVKPMIPTGAAAPETSAAEVPAGLASPPWAQKKGKAKAPAAIETRPLAYAPSMTWEPGERERFRESFLRSSKWDVFEEDAAKWKAKAATASEAEWKGLVDGSGYDSALAYMYGPKELCVDSIRKAIAEAAPRKAIISYLAEAIAQQELDILDSLVLQASTRAADVVPWFAPYDAPVLAPIVARLAHVKKLKAATEGWLTRHPRAAAVGLIPDAVGKAGAEKKAATATLQLLARSGHAGVVREVAAQYGAEVSSALEAIVGADPRLTKEPKAPSFWSPGTLPPILVGGAPLPAEALENLRVMLALNELDDPYPGLAEVLAACDRGSLAAFGWELFEAWQRAGSPAAERWALVALGVLGDDDTARKLAPLVAAWPGDGGHARAVVGLDVLRAIGSDVALTGVHAIAEHGKFDALQELAKKHIDAVAAARGLTLDELDDRLVPPVLDKVTKKSQLRRFERSMIAERRWSRADFEAYVVRPPAVGEIVRALVWGVFDAKNALVTTFRVAEDGTLADVKDAAFTLKEAAGHAVGIVHPLSLSDAELRAWGDRFGDYMLIQPFAQLQRGRFAGADVIAAIDGVKGKKVPTGKVLKLADYGWRRGEPQDSGHVGWMTRDTSIGTLYLHLEDGFIAGAIGESPEQTIGPLRLGRGADAIDATVVKELGAVEASELAHALSSITS; from the coding sequence ATGCCGAAGACGACGAGCGCGAGCGACGAGACCACCCTCGTGAACCCCTGGCCGAAGCGCGTCATCGTGCGGCGAGGTCCGAACGTCGCGATCAAGCGGAGCAAGGACAAAGAGCCGCTCGCCGCGCGCGTTAAGGAGGTCCTGTCGCGCGAGATGACACCCGAGGTCGACCTTCGTCCCGAGCTCACCGCGCTGCGGAAGCGCCTCGCCGAGGCGCCCGACGCCGAGCACGCCGCCGCCCGCGACGCCGCCGCCGCGTTCCGGAGCGAGCCGTACTTCACGCGCGTCGCGTGCTCCTTCCTCTTCCCGAGCGAGCGCGCGTGGGTCGAGGCCGACGTCGCCGACTTCGCGGCGGAGGCGAAGAAGAAGGACGGCGGCGGGCCGGGCGGCATCTGGCGGAGCAACCAGCGCCTGCTCCTCCTCGCGAGCCTCGCGTCGTTCGAGGACTTCCTCGCGCTGGTGGGGAAAACGACGCTGGCGGGGCCTCCCGACGTGCTCGCCGTCTCGCGGCACGACGTCTTCCTCGGGCGCTGGAGCACGAACTACCTCGCCACGCTCCTCGACGGGATCGGCGCCGGGCTCCTCCCGCTGCTCCGCTACTACTTCGACTACTCGTCGATCGCGGACGTCGCGCGCGCGATCGCGGCGATCCCGACCGACGAGGCGATGACGTTGCTCGTCGATCGCGCGGACGACAAACACGGGATGGCCGGTCTCACCGACGCGGTGGCGGCGTTCCCCGTGCGCGCGGCGCGCGTCCTCGGCGAGCGGGTCGCGAGCAAAGGGAAGAACCACGCGCTCGTGAAGCCGATGATCCCGACGGGCGCGGCGGCCCCGGAGACGTCCGCGGCCGAGGTCCCGGCCGGCCTCGCGAGCCCGCCGTGGGCGCAGAAGAAGGGGAAGGCGAAGGCGCCGGCCGCGATCGAGACGCGGCCGCTCGCGTACGCGCCGTCGATGACGTGGGAGCCCGGGGAGCGAGAGCGCTTCCGCGAGAGCTTCCTCCGCAGCTCCAAGTGGGACGTCTTCGAGGAGGACGCGGCGAAGTGGAAGGCGAAGGCGGCGACGGCCTCCGAGGCCGAGTGGAAGGGGCTCGTCGACGGCAGCGGCTACGACTCGGCGCTCGCGTACATGTACGGGCCGAAGGAGCTCTGCGTCGACTCCATCCGGAAGGCCATCGCGGAGGCCGCGCCGCGGAAGGCGATCATCAGCTACCTCGCCGAGGCGATCGCGCAGCAGGAGCTCGACATCCTCGACTCCCTCGTGCTTCAGGCGAGCACGCGCGCGGCGGACGTCGTCCCGTGGTTCGCGCCGTACGACGCGCCGGTCCTCGCGCCGATCGTCGCGCGCCTCGCGCACGTCAAGAAGCTGAAGGCGGCGACCGAGGGATGGCTCACGCGCCATCCGCGCGCGGCGGCGGTCGGGCTCATCCCCGACGCGGTGGGCAAGGCCGGCGCGGAGAAGAAGGCCGCGACCGCGACGCTGCAGCTCCTCGCGCGGAGCGGACACGCCGGCGTCGTCCGCGAGGTCGCGGCGCAGTACGGCGCCGAGGTGTCGAGCGCGCTCGAGGCGATCGTCGGCGCCGATCCACGGCTCACGAAGGAGCCGAAGGCGCCGTCGTTCTGGTCGCCGGGGACGCTCCCGCCGATCCTCGTCGGCGGCGCGCCGCTGCCGGCGGAGGCGCTCGAGAACCTGCGCGTGATGCTCGCGCTGAACGAGCTCGACGACCCGTACCCCGGCCTCGCCGAGGTCCTCGCCGCGTGCGATCGCGGCTCGCTCGCGGCGTTCGGGTGGGAGCTGTTCGAGGCCTGGCAGCGCGCGGGATCGCCGGCGGCGGAGCGGTGGGCGCTCGTCGCGCTCGGTGTCCTCGGCGACGACGACACGGCGCGGAAGCTCGCGCCGCTCGTCGCGGCGTGGCCGGGCGACGGCGGTCACGCGCGCGCGGTCGTCGGGCTCGACGTCCTCCGCGCGATCGGCAGCGACGTCGCGTTGACCGGCGTTCATGCCATCGCCGAGCACGGCAAGTTCGACGCGCTGCAGGAGCTCGCGAAGAAGCACATCGACGCGGTCGCTGCCGCGCGCGGGCTCACGCTCGACGAGCTCGACGACCGTCTCGTCCCGCCCGTGCTCGACAAGGTGACGAAGAAGAGCCAGCTCCGTCGCTTCGAGCGCTCGATGATCGCCGAGCGGCGCTGGTCGCGGGCGGACTTCGAGGCGTACGTCGTCCGACCGCCGGCCGTCGGCGAGATCGTGCGCGCCCTCGTGTGGGGCGTCTTCGACGCGAAGAACGCGCTCGTCACCACCTTCCGCGTCGCCGAGGACGGCACGCTCGCGGACGTGAAGGACGCCGCGTTCACGTTGAAGGAGGCCGCCGGGCACGCCGTCGGGATCGTTCATCCGCTCTCGCTCTCGGACGCGGAGCTGCGCGCGTGGGGCGATCGCTTCGGCGACTACATGTTGATCCAGCCGTTCGCGCAGCTCCAGCGCGGTCGCTTCGCCGGCGCCGACGTGATCGCGGCGATCGACGGCGTGAAGGGCAAGAAGGTCCCCACCGGGAAGGTGCTGAAGCTCGCCGACTACGGGTGGAGGCGCGGGGAGCCGCAGGACTCGGGGCACGTCGGCTGGATGACGCGCGACACGTCGATCGGGACGCTCTACCTCCACCTCGAGGACGGCTTCATCGCCGGCGCGATCGGCGAGAGCCCGGAGCAGACGATCGGACCGCTCCGGCTCGGCCGCGGCGCGGACGCGATCGACGCGACGGTCGTGAAGGAGCTCGGCGCGGTCGAGGCGAGCGAGCTCGCGCACGCCCTCTCGAGCATCACGAGCTGA
- a CDS encoding C40 family peptidase, whose amino-acid sequence MTLVACAAAEEEPEVAATGEDALVGGCGPDRLIANAPPNKRPILERAAKWLREGTKYSQTTWKDGHRTDCSGYVSMAWGRSDFTTAQIPPRNPNSSIARVIEWDELEVGDAIARGDSYISDSPGHVMLYAGTDYAGFSCFWELTDPGDTRVSSVIKASLTGKYVAIRQR is encoded by the coding sequence ATGACGCTCGTCGCCTGCGCGGCGGCGGAGGAAGAGCCGGAGGTGGCGGCGACGGGGGAGGACGCGCTCGTGGGTGGGTGCGGGCCCGATCGGCTCATCGCGAACGCGCCGCCGAACAAGCGGCCGATCCTCGAGCGCGCGGCGAAGTGGCTGCGCGAGGGGACGAAGTACAGCCAGACGACGTGGAAGGACGGACACCGCACCGACTGCTCCGGCTACGTGTCGATGGCGTGGGGGCGCTCCGACTTCACGACCGCGCAGATCCCGCCGCGCAATCCGAATTCGAGCATCGCGCGCGTGATCGAGTGGGACGAGCTCGAGGTCGGCGACGCGATCGCGCGCGGCGACTCGTACATCAGCGATTCGCCCGGGCACGTGATGCTCTACGCGGGCACCGACTACGCCGGCTTCTCCTGCTTCTGGGAGCTCACCGATCCCGGCGACACGCGCGTCTCGAGCGTCATCAAGGCGTCGCTCACCGGCAAGTACGTCGCGATCCGGCAGCGCTGA
- a CDS encoding ABC-F family ATP-binding cassette domain-containing protein, whose translation MIGVNQLAKAYGARTLFEDVTLKLVTGSRYGLVGANGSGKTTFLEIVAGDEEASEGSVAIDKGARVGVLRQDRFMNDEEPILDVAMAGDELVTKALADLKREGDPERLVELEDLVRAHDGYTLEARASAILEGLGIPTAQHRLPLRTLSGGFKLRVLLAQVLLGGPDVLLLDEPTNHLDILSIRWLEKFLTAYKGCAVVISHDQRFLDNVATDILDVDYGTITLYPGNYSAFSRDKVAIRERKEADLERKKETIAEKRAWVERFGAKATKATQAQSRVKQIEKLEESLEDLASSSRRAPKFHFESERKSGRDVLEIAHVSKAYGEKKVLVDVSVVVRRGERVAIIGPNGLGKSTLLKIATGKLDADAGAVKWGHETRVGYFAQDHHEALTNPDQTPIDFVWDAVPKAETAFVRGALGRVMFSGDDVKKKVGALSGGEAARLVFCRIMVERPNVLVLDEPTNHLDLEAIEGLSEALKQFEDGTIVFVSHDRAFVSALATRILEVTPSGFRDFPGTYEEYLARCGDDHLDADAVVLRAKRDAAPKEESANQKSWEEQKKIANRKKQLPAKRDAALAAIEAAEARKAAIHARWCEPGYYEQTPAAEIATLEEEERALGPKIEQLYAEWEAIEAEIASLEST comes from the coding sequence ATGATCGGCGTGAACCAGCTCGCGAAGGCCTATGGCGCGCGAACGCTCTTCGAGGACGTGACGCTCAAGCTCGTGACCGGGTCGCGCTACGGGCTCGTCGGCGCGAACGGCTCCGGCAAGACGACGTTCCTCGAGATCGTCGCCGGCGACGAGGAGGCCTCGGAGGGGAGCGTCGCGATCGACAAGGGCGCGCGCGTCGGCGTCCTCCGGCAGGACCGCTTCATGAACGACGAGGAGCCGATCCTCGACGTCGCGATGGCGGGCGACGAGCTCGTGACGAAGGCGCTCGCGGACCTGAAGCGCGAGGGCGATCCCGAGCGGCTCGTCGAGCTCGAGGACCTCGTCCGCGCGCACGACGGCTACACGCTCGAGGCGCGCGCGAGCGCGATCCTGGAGGGCCTCGGCATCCCCACCGCGCAGCACCGGCTCCCGCTCCGCACGCTCTCGGGCGGGTTCAAGCTCCGCGTGCTCCTCGCGCAGGTGCTCCTCGGCGGTCCCGACGTCCTCCTCCTCGACGAGCCGACGAACCACCTCGACATCCTGTCGATCCGGTGGCTCGAGAAGTTCCTCACCGCGTACAAGGGCTGCGCCGTCGTCATCAGCCACGACCAGCGGTTCCTCGACAACGTCGCGACCGACATCCTCGACGTCGACTACGGCACGATCACGCTCTACCCCGGGAACTACTCCGCCTTCTCGCGCGACAAGGTCGCGATCCGCGAGCGCAAGGAGGCGGACCTCGAGCGGAAGAAGGAGACCATCGCGGAGAAGCGGGCGTGGGTCGAGCGCTTCGGCGCGAAGGCGACGAAGGCGACGCAGGCGCAGAGCCGTGTGAAGCAGATCGAGAAGCTCGAGGAGTCGCTCGAGGACCTCGCCTCGAGCTCGCGCCGCGCGCCCAAGTTCCACTTCGAGTCGGAGCGCAAGAGCGGGCGCGACGTCCTCGAGATCGCGCACGTGTCGAAGGCGTACGGCGAGAAGAAGGTGCTCGTCGACGTCTCCGTCGTCGTCCGCCGCGGCGAGCGCGTCGCGATCATCGGCCCGAACGGCCTCGGCAAGTCGACGCTCCTCAAGATCGCCACCGGCAAGCTCGACGCCGACGCGGGCGCGGTGAAGTGGGGGCACGAGACGCGGGTCGGGTACTTCGCGCAGGACCACCACGAGGCGCTGACGAACCCCGATCAGACGCCGATCGACTTCGTCTGGGACGCGGTGCCGAAGGCGGAGACCGCGTTCGTGCGCGGCGCGCTCGGCCGCGTCATGTTCTCGGGCGACGACGTGAAGAAGAAGGTCGGCGCGCTCTCCGGCGGTGAGGCCGCGCGGCTCGTGTTCTGCCGCATCATGGTGGAGAGGCCGAACGTGCTCGTGCTCGACGAGCCGACGAACCACCTCGACCTCGAGGCGATCGAAGGCCTCTCGGAGGCGCTGAAGCAGTTCGAGGACGGCACGATCGTGTTCGTCTCCCACGACCGCGCGTTCGTCTCCGCGCTCGCGACCCGCATCCTCGAGGTCACACCGAGCGGCTTCCGCGATTTCCCCGGTACCTACGAAGAATACCTCGCGCGCTGCGGCGACGATCACCTCGACGCCGACGCGGTGGTCCTGCGCGCCAAGCGCGACGCCGCGCCGAAGGAGGAGAGCGCGAACCAGAAGAGCTGGGAGGAGCAGAAGAAGATCGCGAACCGCAAGAAGCAGCTCCCCGCCAAGCGCGACGCCGCTCTCGCCGCGATCGAGGCCGCCGAGGCCCGCAAGGCCGCGATCCACGCCCGCTGGTGCGAGCCGGGGTACTACGAGCAGACACCCGCCGCGGAGATCGCGACGCTCGAAGAGGAGGAGCGCGCGCTCGGCCCGAAGATCGAGCAGCTCTACGCCGAGTGGGAGGCGATCGAGGCGGAGATCGCGTCGCTGGAGTCGACGTAG
- a CDS encoding protein kinase, with the protein MAESLKRAVPPKAPRPAAGAPARVVVDEPPTTPAAPPSFRAHSRPPPGVSQSQSRPPTPLPAAGQTAATDIIAGKGAAPKENPSETTPPSSVHAVPTAGDRVGSYIVDKLIGSGGMGVVVAAKHAQTGDAVAIKLLRPKAAGDKIHAERFAREARAIAKITSDHVVKVLDAGTLDSAAPFIVMEYLVGRDLSQMIREDGPLRLRDAADVMLQVCDAVASAHAVGVIHRDLKPSNFFVTTRPDGRPHVKVLDFGIAKAIGTDGVVDPNLTETQAVFGSPTYMSPEQIRSAKHVDHRSDIWSLGVGLYEVTTGRLPFAADNVAGLLASIVADPPYYPRGFVPDMPPVFEELVLACLHKDAKQRVQTCGDLGLALAPFATPGPDTERLVRSITTLSPPTHQPFPGETGPRLPSPSNPLFGNHAQITGPPVGASSSPNVHSNPHLGMPSAPSWPGMQAAPEDQRTSGVVFGSTGSDLHALPKPIGKKVGTTIGILLAVLVVAIGVGGAVYYKKPAVFGAADTPAATSQDTPVAVAPAVTSAAIAEAPPAVTPPEVTPPPAPAPAPPPSVETSAKPSAATTSGKRGPRHPTGPASKPAGPASKPDKPVDPLNDRF; encoded by the coding sequence GTGGCTGAGTCGTTGAAGAGGGCGGTGCCACCGAAGGCGCCGCGGCCTGCTGCGGGTGCGCCCGCGCGGGTGGTCGTCGACGAGCCGCCGACGACGCCTGCGGCGCCGCCCTCGTTCCGCGCTCACTCGCGACCTCCACCGGGAGTCTCGCAATCGCAGTCGCGGCCGCCGACGCCGTTGCCCGCGGCGGGACAGACCGCGGCGACCGACATCATCGCGGGGAAGGGCGCGGCGCCGAAGGAGAACCCGAGCGAGACCACGCCGCCGTCGTCGGTGCACGCGGTGCCGACGGCGGGCGATCGCGTCGGCAGCTACATCGTCGACAAGCTGATCGGCTCCGGCGGCATGGGCGTCGTCGTCGCCGCGAAGCACGCGCAGACCGGCGACGCGGTCGCGATCAAGCTCCTGCGGCCGAAGGCGGCCGGCGACAAGATCCACGCCGAGCGGTTCGCGCGCGAGGCCCGCGCGATCGCGAAGATCACGAGCGACCACGTCGTGAAGGTGCTCGACGCCGGCACCCTCGACAGCGCCGCGCCGTTCATCGTGATGGAGTACCTCGTCGGCCGCGACCTCTCGCAGATGATCCGCGAGGACGGTCCGCTCCGGCTCCGCGACGCGGCCGACGTCATGCTGCAGGTCTGCGACGCGGTCGCGAGCGCGCACGCGGTCGGCGTCATCCATCGCGACCTGAAGCCCTCGAACTTCTTCGTCACGACGCGACCGGACGGGCGCCCGCACGTGAAGGTGCTCGACTTCGGCATCGCGAAGGCGATCGGCACCGACGGCGTCGTCGATCCGAACCTCACCGAGACGCAGGCGGTGTTCGGGTCGCCGACGTACATGTCCCCGGAGCAGATCCGGAGCGCGAAGCACGTCGATCATCGCAGCGACATCTGGTCTCTCGGCGTCGGGCTCTACGAGGTCACGACCGGCCGCCTGCCGTTCGCGGCCGACAACGTGGCCGGCCTCCTCGCGTCGATCGTCGCCGACCCGCCGTACTACCCGCGCGGCTTCGTCCCCGACATGCCGCCCGTGTTCGAGGAGCTCGTCCTCGCGTGCCTCCACAAGGACGCGAAGCAGCGCGTGCAGACGTGCGGCGACCTCGGGCTCGCGCTCGCGCCGTTCGCGACGCCGGGGCCGGACACCGAGCGCCTCGTCCGCTCGATCACGACGCTCTCGCCGCCGACGCATCAGCCGTTCCCCGGCGAGACGGGGCCGCGGCTGCCTTCGCCGTCGAACCCGCTCTTCGGCAACCACGCGCAGATCACGGGGCCGCCGGTCGGGGCGTCGTCGTCGCCGAACGTCCACTCGAACCCGCACCTCGGCATGCCGTCGGCGCCGAGCTGGCCGGGAATGCAGGCCGCGCCGGAGGACCAGCGCACGTCCGGCGTCGTGTTCGGCTCGACCGGGAGCGATCTCCACGCGCTGCCGAAGCCGATCGGGAAGAAGGTCGGCACCACGATCGGCATCCTCCTCGCGGTGCTCGTCGTCGCGATCGGCGTGGGCGGCGCCGTGTACTACAAGAAGCCGGCCGTGTTCGGCGCCGCCGACACGCCCGCGGCGACGTCGCAGGACACGCCGGTCGCGGTCGCTCCGGCGGTGACGTCGGCCGCGATCGCGGAGGCGCCGCCGGCGGTGACGCCGCCGGAGGTGACGCCGCCGCCCGCGCCTGCGCCCGCGCCGCCGCCGTCGGTGGAGACGAGCGCGAAGCCGTCCGCCGCGACGACGAGCGGGAAGCGCGGTCCCCGGCACCCGACCGGCCCCGCGTCGAAGCCGGCCGGCCCCGCGTCGAAGCCCGACAAGCCGGTCGATCCGCTGAACGACCGCTTCTAG